The nucleotide window CACAACGCCGAAGCCCGGTGAGATATCGCCATGGCCCGCGGTTGCGTGTTTCCGTGACGAACGTTTCCCAGTCGAAGGTGTCTGTGTCGAGGTTCTGTACTCGCCACCCGCCGTCGAAGGAATCAAAGCCACGGTCGAACGCAAAGGGGGGAGTGATGTTGACGTTGTTCGAGAATCCGCGCGTCGTGTGGCCGGATTCGCTGAGAGTCTCGGCGAGCGTTGGCTCCGAACAGTCGAGTGTCGTGTTCCCAGCGTGAACGCCGATCTCGCTCGGGTATTTCCCGGTGAACAACGATGCATGCACGGGAATCGTCCATCTTCCGGTTGCCCACATGTTCTCGAACCGTATTCCCGATAGCCAGTCGAAATGGCGCTGAAACGCATCGTATCGGAGTGTATCCAACACCACCAGCGCGACGTTCATCACCACCGCTATCGTCCGGGTCTGTATTACTCTTTCTCCACACTCGATTTCGGATACTCGGCGACGCTCTCGTGCTCCCAGATCAGGTCGAAGTAGCGCTTGAGCCCAGCCACAAAGGAACCGTTCTCGGTGAGTGCAGCCTGTCGCATCGACAACGGGACGTCCTTCTCCTCGACGAGGAGAATTGCCCGCCCGCTCTCGTAGTCCATGCTCGGGTCGGCGAGCGTGCCCCGCCACGGCAGTTTCTCGGTGCTGAATCGCACGCCGACGGCCGGATACTCGGTCTCGATGCGATCGACGAGATCGGCCTGGATCGTGGCGTTGTCGGCGTCGAGCTGGTCGGGATGGAGCAGCAGTACCGAGATGTCGATGTCGCGCTCGATGGCGTCGGCCAGCGTCGGCGCGACGGTGTCGAGATACTCGAAGCTCTTGGAGATGATGCGAAGCTGCTCGTCGGCCTCGTGGTAGAGCCGCCGGGTCGCGGACTCGCTCGGTTCGCCAACGTCGACGACCGAGAACAGCTCCTCGGTGGGAGTCACGTCCTCGCTCGCGCGCTCGTAGCGGGGCTCGAACTCCTCCAAGAAGGCCGTGCGCTGTTCGTCGAGATCGGCGCGAAACCCCTCGTACTCCTGGCGTCGGTTCTCGACGGCGCGTTCGAGGATCGTCTCGGGCGAGCGGGGCTGGTAGCGTTTCGGGCGTTCGGGGATCACCTTCACGAACCCGCGATCGGCGAGCGCGTCGAGCACGCCGTAGATGCGGGCTTTGGGGATGCCGGTGCTCTCGGCGAGCGTCGGGGCGGTCGTCCGACCCAGGGTCAACAGCTCCGTCAGCGCGCGTTCTTCGTACTCGGTGAGACCCAGCCTGTCGAGGGTCCCGGTGGGGTCGCTCATGGTCGCCCTCCGGCGGGAGGGGTTGTAAACGCGCCGTCGGGGAAAGCTATTTAATAGTTCGGCGTTAGGAGTTACTCGGAGAACGAGTAACTATGGAAACGGACACGTCGAGCGACGACGAGCATCTCGCGGACGTCCCGGACGGCTGTGGCTGCACCGAGATCTGGGAGCACCTGAGCGAACAGCGCGACGAGGAGTGAGGCCGGCGCGGGGAGTGCCAAAGGGTTTTGCGCGTGGCCCGACGAGAGCGGGCAATGGCCGATCGCGGTGACGTCTGCGTCCTGATTCCTACCTTCGACGAGGCCGCGACCATCGGCGGCGTCGTCGACGGCTTCGTCGAGCGCGGCTTTTCCAACGTGCTCGTCGTCGATGGTCACTCGACCGATGGCACGCGAGAACTCGCCCGCGAACACGGCGCACGCGTCATCGAACAGTCCGGTCAGGGAAAGGGTGCCGGCAAGGGTCAGGCCGTCCGCGAGGGGATCGCCCACTCGACGGCCCCCTACATTCTGATGCTCGACGGTGACGGCACCTACCGGCCGGCCGACGCCGAGGCGCTGCTCGACCCGCTCCTCGCTGGCGAGGCCGATCACGTCATCGGTGATCGGTATGCCGAT belongs to Halococcus qingdaonensis and includes:
- a CDS encoding TrmB family transcriptional regulator, whose protein sequence is MSDPTGTLDRLGLTEYEERALTELLTLGRTTAPTLAESTGIPKARIYGVLDALADRGFVKVIPERPKRYQPRSPETILERAVENRRQEYEGFRADLDEQRTAFLEEFEPRYERASEDVTPTEELFSVVDVGEPSESATRRLYHEADEQLRIISKSFEYLDTVAPTLADAIERDIDISVLLLHPDQLDADNATIQADLVDRIETEYPAVGVRFSTEKLPWRGTLADPSMDYESGRAILLVEEKDVPLSMRQAALTENGSFVAGLKRYFDLIWEHESVAEYPKSSVEKE